One Brassica oleracea var. oleracea cultivar TO1000 chromosome C7, BOL, whole genome shotgun sequence genomic window carries:
- the LOC106304175 gene encoding uncharacterized protein LOC106304175 — MNTKTMRLPPRRMLTSDKRILPSVAEKPTETTGETNPPPPPPPKSILKKTQTVAPPTAAGPNQLLAGYLAHEYLNKGTLFGEQWNPARSEARKNKASHDMEPSDYKRRRYVEVADILRADGAFMPGIVNPSQLARSLQL, encoded by the coding sequence ATGAATACCAAAACGATGCGCCTTCCGCCACGTCGTATGCTGACGTCAGACAAACGAATTCTCCCGAGTGTCGCTGAGAAACCGACGGAGACCACCGGCGAAACAAATCCACCACCACCGCCGCCGCCGAAATCAATCCTCAAGAAAACTCAAACCGTTGCTCCACCGACCGCCGCCGGTCCGAATCAGCTCCTCGCGGGTTATTTGGCGCACGAGTATCTCAACAAAGGCACACTCTTCGGAGAGCAGTGGAATCCGGCTCGATCCGAGGCGAGGAAGAATAAGGCGAGCCATGATATGGAGCCGAGTGATTATAAACGGAGGAGATATGTGGAGGTAGCTGATATCCTCAGGGCAGACGGGGCCTTCATGCCAGGTATCGTCAACCCTTCACAGCTTGCTCGATCCCTTCAATTGTGA